One segment of Alistipes finegoldii DSM 17242 DNA contains the following:
- a CDS encoding MBL fold metallo-hydrolase, whose protein sequence is MILKCLGSSSRGNCYILEAADETLIVEAGIPMRDIKKGLGWQLGKVVGCLVSHRHEDHARSLNDFLTCGIRVLALADVFDAANPRNRVFCKIIEPMHGYKVGGFKVFVLPVVHDVPCVGFVIEHQEMGRLLFITDTMMLEYRLPNLNHIMIEANYSDAILQRNIDSGRMPPAMRGRLLGSHMELQTTKEILRTTDLSAANEVILLHLSDGNSNAKGFAEEVRQIAGKPAYIARAGLEVNLDKMPY, encoded by the coding sequence ATGATCTTGAAATGTTTGGGGAGTTCATCACGGGGCAACTGCTACATCCTCGAAGCGGCCGATGAAACTTTGATCGTCGAGGCGGGAATACCGATGCGCGACATCAAAAAGGGTCTCGGCTGGCAGCTCGGCAAGGTGGTAGGATGCCTCGTATCTCACCGACACGAAGATCATGCAAGGTCGTTGAACGACTTTCTCACCTGCGGCATCCGCGTACTGGCTCTCGCCGATGTATTCGACGCCGCCAATCCGAGAAATCGCGTATTCTGCAAGATAATCGAACCGATGCACGGCTACAAAGTGGGAGGCTTCAAGGTCTTCGTACTGCCGGTCGTCCACGATGTGCCGTGCGTCGGGTTCGTCATCGAGCATCAGGAGATGGGACGCCTGCTTTTCATCACCGATACGATGATGCTGGAATACCGGCTGCCGAACCTGAATCACATCATGATCGAGGCGAACTACTCCGATGCAATCTTGCAGCGCAATATCGACAGTGGGCGGATGCCTCCCGCCATGCGGGGACGGCTGCTGGGTTCGCACATGGAATTGCAGACGACGAAAGAGATTTTGCGGACGACCGACCTATCGGCGGCAAATGAGGTGATTTTACTGCATCTCTCCGACGGCAACAGCAATGCCAAAGGATTCGCCGAAGAAGTTCGGCAAATCGCCGGAAAACCGGCATATATCGCCCGTGCAGGATTGGAGGTCAATCTCGATAAAATGCCCTACTGA
- a CDS encoding RNA-directed DNA polymerase — MKRIGNLYEKIISLDNLRLADEKARRGKLRSYGVLLHDKNREANILALHETLKNHTFKNSEYSTFTIYEPKERIIFRLPYYPDRILHHAIMNILEPIWVSVFTKDTYSCIKGRGIHGAMRNVKRAIKDRENARYCLKIDIRKFYPSIDHDVLKTIIRRKIKCKDTLALLDTIIDSTDGVPIGNYLSQYFANLMLAYFDHWIKEEKRVRNYFRYADDMVFLASTKEELHILLADIKKYLAALKLTLKGNEQIFPIAENRADKHGRGLDFVGFVFYHNQTLMRKSIKQNFCRMAARLNKKLNISARDYKQKLCSWYGWAKVSNSKHLLKTIIKSQFYDTFVLRCKAV; from the coding sequence ATGAAGCGTATAGGAAACTTATACGAAAAGATCATATCGCTGGATAACCTCCGCCTCGCCGATGAAAAGGCAAGGCGCGGGAAACTCCGCTCGTATGGCGTCTTGCTTCACGACAAAAACCGTGAAGCGAATATCCTTGCCCTGCATGAAACGCTGAAAAATCATACATTCAAGAACTCCGAATACAGCACGTTCACGATCTATGAGCCGAAAGAGAGGATCATATTTCGATTGCCGTATTACCCCGACCGCATTCTGCACCATGCAATCATGAATATCCTCGAACCGATATGGGTTTCGGTCTTCACAAAAGACACATATAGCTGCATCAAGGGCCGCGGGATTCACGGAGCGATGCGGAATGTCAAGCGGGCCATCAAAGACCGGGAAAACGCCCGATATTGCCTCAAAATCGACATCCGGAAGTTCTACCCGTCGATAGACCACGACGTATTGAAAACCATCATCCGCCGCAAAATCAAATGCAAGGATACGCTCGCCCTGCTCGATACGATCATCGACAGCACCGACGGCGTGCCTATCGGCAACTATTTGAGCCAATACTTCGCAAACCTGATGCTCGCCTACTTCGATCATTGGATCAAGGAGGAGAAGCGGGTGCGGAACTATTTCAGATATGCCGACGACATGGTATTTCTCGCCTCCACGAAAGAGGAGCTGCACATCCTGCTGGCCGACATCAAGAAGTATCTCGCGGCCTTGAAATTGACACTGAAAGGCAATGAGCAGATATTTCCGATTGCCGAGAACCGGGCGGACAAGCACGGGCGCGGCCTCGATTTCGTCGGATTCGTATTCTACCACAACCAAACGCTCATGCGCAAATCCATCAAGCAGAATTTCTGCCGCATGGCCGCGCGTCTGAATAAGAAACTCAATATCAGCGCGAGAGACTACAAACAGAAGCTATGCAGTTGGTACGGATGGGCGAAAGTCTCCAATTCAAAACATTTGTTAAAAACCATCATTAAATCGCAATTCTATGACACGTTCGTATTACGATGCAAGGCCGTCTAA
- a CDS encoding DUF5675 family protein yields the protein MKLLLKRIALKPTYTIGWLYIDGQKVCDTIEDAVRDLNKNGRFDNGEKKVYAATAIPYGTYDITLKVQSPKYKDRAQYKFCDGYLPRLLNVPEFDGILIHIGNTAEDSAGCILVGENKEVGKVLNSTATFRRVYDMLKTASDRGEPIQIEIV from the coding sequence ATGAAACTACTTTTGAAACGCATCGCATTGAAGCCGACCTATACCATCGGCTGGCTCTACATCGACGGGCAAAAGGTCTGCGACACCATCGAAGATGCCGTGCGAGACCTGAACAAAAACGGGCGGTTCGACAATGGCGAAAAGAAAGTGTATGCCGCAACCGCTATCCCCTACGGGACATACGACATCACGCTGAAAGTCCAATCCCCGAAGTATAAGGATCGGGCGCAGTACAAATTCTGCGACGGCTACCTGCCTCGGCTGCTCAATGTGCCGGAGTTCGACGGCATCCTGATCCATATCGGCAATACCGCCGAGGATAGCGCGGGGTGCATATTGGTCGGCGAAAACAAGGAGGTCGGCAAGGTGCTGAACTCGACGGCGACATTCCGACGGGTCTATGACATGCTCAAAACGGCCTCCGACCGGGGCGAACCAATCCAAATCGAAATCGTATGA
- a CDS encoding restriction endonuclease gives MSEKKPTRQAEIVFAAMKAIEANGGEMRISDIYETLASSFPLTDYEKEETKSGVIRWKAYLNFYSIEVGKVGYLVKKSGIWHLTEEGAKALAAGAGEFFADFHGKFSKIQKEHAVSVIEENADQPDDLDMLQGQASKGIREYIIKKNPYEFQDLVAALLRAMGYYTPFIAPKGKDGGVDIIAYRDPLGTTAPQLKVQVKHYPTSAISVDVVRSLLGVLVKEGEVGLLVTSGTFTSESKKEARNGHRCLRLIDIDEFIDLWIRYYDRMSEEDKALLPIIPVYFLKA, from the coding sequence ATGAGCGAAAAGAAACCAACAAGGCAGGCGGAGATCGTATTTGCCGCCATGAAAGCAATCGAGGCCAACGGCGGCGAAATGAGGATTTCGGATATATACGAAACCCTCGCATCATCGTTCCCGCTGACCGATTATGAGAAAGAGGAAACCAAGAGCGGTGTCATCCGCTGGAAAGCGTATCTCAACTTCTATTCGATAGAGGTAGGCAAGGTCGGGTATCTCGTCAAAAAGAGCGGGATTTGGCATCTGACGGAAGAGGGTGCGAAAGCTCTTGCCGCCGGAGCCGGAGAGTTCTTCGCCGATTTTCACGGCAAGTTTTCCAAGATACAGAAAGAGCACGCGGTATCGGTCATCGAGGAGAATGCGGATCAGCCCGATGATTTGGATATGTTGCAAGGTCAGGCATCGAAAGGCATTCGGGAGTATATCATCAAAAAGAACCCCTACGAGTTTCAGGATTTGGTCGCCGCCCTGTTGCGGGCAATGGGTTACTACACGCCGTTCATCGCCCCGAAAGGCAAGGATGGCGGCGTCGATATTATCGCCTACCGAGACCCGCTCGGCACGACCGCCCCGCAGTTGAAAGTACAGGTCAAGCATTATCCGACCTCTGCAATCTCCGTCGATGTCGTCCGCAGTCTGCTGGGGGTTCTCGTGAAAGAGGGTGAGGTCGGCCTGCTGGTTACATCGGGGACATTCACCAGCGAATCCAAGAAAGAGGCCCGCAACGGGCATCGTTGCCTGCGTCTGATCGACATCGACGAGTTCATCGACCTATGGATTCGCTATTACGACCGCATGAGCGAGGAGGACAAAGCCCTGCTCCCGATTATTCCCGTTTATTTTCTGAAAGCATAA
- a CDS encoding helix-turn-helix domain-containing protein has product MEVRKICQWCGKPFIAQKTTTCYCSHQCSNLGYKERIRERKRQLKRSQELLQPRQAAEGQDFFSFAQAAKLMGVTRQYIYKLVKESKLRASRISGKKSLIRRADIELMMKTKPYERVVPKEDFNISEYYTAEEIADKYKVNAKWVWTYTRQHKVPKVRIRQFNYYSKKHIDAAFAKYEVDSDLTEWYTPEEIQEKYGMTRVAIRSQVYRNNIPSKKEHGQIFYSKLHFDLSKSSEQESKAEYYTVKEAMEKFKLSRDSVYGILQFHQINREKNGRFVRFLKVEFDRVMGVRK; this is encoded by the coding sequence ATGGAAGTAAGAAAGATTTGCCAATGGTGTGGAAAACCATTCATCGCTCAAAAGACAACGACTTGTTATTGTAGCCACCAATGTTCCAATCTTGGCTACAAGGAACGCATTCGGGAACGTAAGCGACAGTTGAAACGGTCGCAAGAATTATTGCAACCTCGGCAAGCCGCCGAGGGACAGGATTTCTTCTCTTTTGCCCAAGCAGCAAAGTTAATGGGCGTAACCAGACAGTACATATATAAATTGGTAAAGGAATCCAAACTTCGTGCTTCACGCATCAGTGGTAAGAAGTCGCTCATCCGCCGTGCTGACATTGAACTGATGATGAAAACCAAACCTTACGAGCGTGTCGTGCCCAAAGAGGACTTCAACATCTCCGAGTATTACACAGCCGAAGAGATTGCAGACAAATACAAAGTCAACGCTAAATGGGTGTGGACTTACACACGGCAACATAAAGTGCCGAAAGTGAGAATACGCCAGTTCAACTATTACAGCAAGAAACATATCGATGCCGCCTTTGCCAAATACGAGGTAGATTCCGACCTTACCGAATGGTACACACCAGAAGAAATTCAGGAGAAGTACGGCATGACACGTGTCGCCATCCGTTCACAAGTGTATAGGAACAACATTCCCTCCAAGAAGGAGCATGGGCAGATATTCTACTCCAAGCTCCACTTCGACCTCTCAAAGAGTTCCGAACAGGAGAGCAAGGCGGAATACTACACCGTCAAGGAGGCGATGGAGAAATTCAAACTCTCTCGTGATTCGGTTTACGGTATTTTGCAATTCCACCAGATCAACCGGGAGAAGAATGGAAGGTTCGTTCGGTTTCTGAAAGTGGAATTTGACCGGGTAATGGGTGTCCGCAAATAG